The sequence below is a genomic window from Bactrocera neohumeralis isolate Rockhampton chromosome 4, APGP_CSIRO_Bneo_wtdbg2-racon-allhic-juicebox.fasta_v2, whole genome shotgun sequence.
GCCTGTGTTGATAAAAACCTCTTTTGCAAACGAATAGCAATGgaggaattaaaaattaaaaaataaaactatacatatatactacataaaattaaataattatatctttattgtttacaaaatgTGATAGAGCTTTTCTTAGGTCGTCGTGTTCATAAATTTCTTGTGGGAAGTCTGTTTCTTCTTGGCTTTCTAAACTAGGATTTTCGTCTAAGTTAAATTGTAGCAGCATGTTGTGAAGGATACAACATGCCAAAATCCAtctacaacaatttttataattagtttCGTTCGTTAATCGGAACCGTAGTTCTTttaaactgcaaaatttttcttttaatttcccaAAACAATTTTCTACACGTACTCTATATTTAGAGAAATATTGATTGAATGCATCTCTCATTTCTTTTGACTGCTCAGTACTGTTTTGTCGAAAAGGTGTAATAAGATGTTGGCTTAGCGGATATGCCGAATCGCCAGCAATCCATTCCCGATGACAGAAATAATTTTGTGGGTTTTTACCTATTGCAGATTCGGCAAAAATTTTAGCATCATGAACGCTTCCTCGGTATCCTATTGTCGCTTGTCTAATTCTTAGTGAATAGTCACATACTACTTGCATTTTTATGGCATACTGTTTTTTGCGAGAGAAGTATAGTTCGTGGTCTTTTGAAGGCGACTCTGCTAATCTGATTTCAGTACCGTCAACATAGCCAATACATCCTGGAAGctctttcattgtttttgtgaCAATCTTTCGCCTTTCTTCTCTAGATGGCCAACATAAAAATGtagattttaaattaatcaatgCGGTAATAACCCGCTCTGTCACTTTGGTAACTGTTCCGCCATCGCCTAATCCGAACAATGTTGCAATCTTTCTAATAGAGGCACTCTCTCCACTTGATCCCAGACGAAAAAGTGTTATCTTTAGTTGAAGATCGATTGGTAATTgtggaacaaaatttttgttttggaaaacagGGTCTTGCTTGATTAAGGATAATATATAGTTGAACTCAAAGAATTCTATGCGCAACATTTGTCGCATGCGGCCACTATCAAATCTGGGAAGAACATTATTGACCCATTGCGAAGACTTTGGTATACCCAAATGGGTACTTCTCCGATTAGCTATAATAAGCGCTGCATCAATGGCAAATTTTAT
It includes:
- the LOC126754584 gene encoding uncharacterized protein LOC126754584; the protein is MRQMLRIEFFEFNYILSLIKQDPVFQNKNFVPQLPIDLQLKITLFRLGSSGESASIRKIATLFGLGDGGTVTKVTERVITALINLKSTFLCWPSREERRKIVTKTMKELPGCIGYVDGTEIRLAESPSKDHELYFSRKKQYAIKMQVVCDYSLRIRQATIGYRGSVHDAKIFAESAIGKNPQNYFCHREWIAGDSAYPLSQHLITPFRQNSTEQSKEMRDAFNQYFSKYRVRVENCFGKLKEKFCSLKELRFRLTNETNYKNCCRWILACCILHNMLLQFNLDENPSLESQEETDFPQEIYEHDDLRKALSHFVNNKDIII